CGACAGAAACGAGATAATGATTAACGCTGCTTGGGGACTCGGTGAGGCCGTTGTCAGCGGTGCCGTTACTCCGGATGAATACATAGTCGAGAAGGGAACTTGGAAAATAAAAGAAAAATATATCGCCAAGAAGGAAGTCATGTACATCCGCAACCCGGAGACAGGTAAGGGTACCGTTCTCGTCAAAGTTGCCGACTACCTCGGTCCGGAATACGTTGAGAAGCAGGTTCTCACCGATGAGCAGATAATTGAAGTCGCCAAGCTCGGTGCCAAGATTGAAGAGCACTATCAGTATCCGCAGGACATCGAGTGGGCCTACGACAAGGACGACGGAAAGCTCTATATAGTTCAGTCCAGGCCAATAACAACCCTTAAGGAAGCGCCAAGCGAGGGCGAGGAAGTCGAGGAGACCGAGGAGATGGAGGTCATACTCAAGGGTCTTGGAGCCTCACCCGGTATCGGTGCCGGTAAGGTCGTCATCATCTTCGACGCCAGCGAGATTGACAAGGTCAAGGAGGGTGACGTCCTCGTAACCACAATGACTAACCCCGACATGGTTCCAGCCATGAAGAGGGCCTCAGCAATAGTTACCGATGAGGGTGGAAGAACGTGCCATGCCGCAATAGTTGGTAGAGAACTCGGAATCCCAACCGTTGTCGGAACCAAAGAGGCAACTAAGAAGCTCAAGGACGGCATGCTTGTTACTGTTGATGGAACCAGGGGTGTTGTCTACAAGGGCATAGTCAAGAGCCTCGTAAAGAAGAAAGAAGCGGAAAAAGCCGAGGGCGGTAAGGTTGTCGTCGCAGGCGCTCCACTCATCACCGCCACCGAGGTCAAGGTCAACGTCTCCATGCCGGAAGTTGCTGAGCGCGCGGCTGCAACCGGTGCAGATGGTGTTGGCCTCCTCAGGGCTGAGCACATGATACTAAGCATCGGTCAGCACCCGGTCAAGTTCATCAAGGAAGGAAAAGAGGAGGAGCTTGTCGAGAAGCTTGCTGAGGGCATCAGGAAGGTCGTCGAAGCCTTCTATCCGAGGCGCGTCTGGTACAGGACCCTTGATGCTCCGACCAACGAGTTCCGCGAGCTTCCGGGCGGAGAGGACGAGCCGGTTGAGAGAAACCCAATGCTCGGATGGCGTGGAATCAGGCGTGGTCTCGACCAGCCGGAGCTCCTCAGAGCCGAGTTCAAAGCCATCAAGAAGCTCGTTGATGAGGGATACGACAACATTGGCGTCATGCTCCCGCTTGTCAGCCACCCAGAGCAGATAAGGAAAGCCAAAGAGATAGCTCGCTCAGTAGGCCTTGAGCCGCACAAAGACGTCGAGTGGGGTGTCATGATTGAGACTCCTGCAAGTGCCCTCATCATCGAGGACCTCATCAAAGAAGGCCTCGACTTCGTCAGCTTCGGAACCAATGACCTCACCCAGTACACCCTTGCCATCGATAGGGACAACGAGCGCGTCTTCAAGCTTTACGACGAGAAGCACCCGGCAGTGCTCAAGCTCATCAAGCACGTCATCAAGGTCGCCAAGAAGTACGGTGTCGAGACCAGCATCTGCGGACAGGCCGGCAGTGACCCGAAGATGGCCAGAATCCTCGTCAGGCTCGGAATCGACAGCATCAGCGCCAACCCAGATGCCGTCGAGCTCATCAGAAAGACCGTCGCTCAAGAGGAGCAGAAGCTCATCCTTGAAGCTTCCAGAAAGAGACTCTTTGAGGATGCGGACGAGCTCGACTTCTGAATTCCTTTTCTCTTCTATCATATTTTGTTCTGTCATCTAT
This portion of the Thermococcus sp. genome encodes:
- the ppsA gene encoding phosphoenolpyruvate synthase, whose translation is KGANLGELTNAGIPVPPGFCVTAEAYKYFVENVKLNKGDIERIMGEKAKSGVLAEVLAEAPDEPRPLQDWIMDIVSRTNVDDSRELLDNTAVIRELIESIPMPEEIKTEVLDAYHKLSQRFGKEAVYVAVRSSATAEDLPEASFAGQQETYLDVYGDNDVVDKVKKCWASLWTARATFYRAKQGFDHRKVYLSAVVQKMVNSETSGVMFTANPVTNDRNEIMINAAWGLGEAVVSGAVTPDEYIVEKGTWKIKEKYIAKKEVMYIRNPETGKGTVLVKVADYLGPEYVEKQVLTDEQIIEVAKLGAKIEEHYQYPQDIEWAYDKDDGKLYIVQSRPITTLKEAPSEGEEVEETEEMEVILKGLGASPGIGAGKVVIIFDASEIDKVKEGDVLVTTMTNPDMVPAMKRASAIVTDEGGRTCHAAIVGRELGIPTVVGTKEATKKLKDGMLVTVDGTRGVVYKGIVKSLVKKKEAEKAEGGKVVVAGAPLITATEVKVNVSMPEVAERAAATGADGVGLLRAEHMILSIGQHPVKFIKEGKEEELVEKLAEGIRKVVEAFYPRRVWYRTLDAPTNEFRELPGGEDEPVERNPMLGWRGIRRGLDQPELLRAEFKAIKKLVDEGYDNIGVMLPLVSHPEQIRKAKEIARSVGLEPHKDVEWGVMIETPASALIIEDLIKEGLDFVSFGTNDLTQYTLAIDRDNERVFKLYDEKHPAVLKLIKHVIKVAKKYGVETSICGQAGSDPKMARILVRLGIDSISANPDAVELIRKTVAQEEQKLILEASRKRLFEDADELDF